One genomic window of Geodermatophilus sp. DSM 44513 includes the following:
- the thiS gene encoding sulfur carrier protein ThiS, giving the protein MQLTVNGTPTELAEGTTVAQLLARHAQQRRVAVAVNRTVVPRSAWAHTVLAAGDDVEILTAVAGG; this is encoded by the coding sequence TTGCAGCTGACCGTCAACGGCACGCCCACCGAACTGGCCGAGGGCACCACCGTGGCCCAGCTGCTGGCCCGACACGCCCAGCAGCGCCGCGTCGCCGTCGCGGTGAACCGCACCGTGGTGCCGCGCAGCGCGTGGGCCCACACCGTGCTCGCCGCCGGCGACGACGTCGAGATCCTCACCGCAGTGGCAGGAGGGTGA
- a CDS encoding thiazole synthase produces MTELTAPTTPDLRSATAGPENTDPLLVAGATFTSRLLLGTGGAPSLEVLERAVRASGTELVTVALRRMEAVPGGALLQVLDRCGVRLLPNTAGCQTAREAVLTAQLAREAFETPWVKLEVIGDETTLLPDPVELLDAAEQLVADGFTVLAYTNDDPILGRRLGDAGCAAVMPLGSPIGSGLGIRNPHNIALLREAVEVPVVLDAGIGTASDATLAMELGCDAVLLTSAVTRARDPEQMALAMRHAVEAGRLARRAGRIPRRWHAQASTPMDGLPEL; encoded by the coding sequence ATGACCGAACTCACGGCACCGACCACCCCGGACCTGCGGTCGGCGACAGCGGGTCCGGAGAACACCGACCCGCTGTTGGTGGCCGGCGCGACGTTCACCTCCCGGCTGCTGCTAGGCACGGGGGGTGCGCCCAGCCTGGAGGTGCTCGAGCGCGCGGTTCGCGCCTCCGGCACCGAGCTGGTCACGGTGGCCCTGCGCCGGATGGAGGCCGTGCCCGGCGGCGCACTGCTGCAGGTGCTCGACCGGTGCGGCGTGCGGCTGCTGCCCAACACCGCCGGCTGCCAGACCGCGCGCGAGGCGGTGCTCACCGCGCAGCTGGCCCGTGAAGCGTTCGAGACCCCGTGGGTGAAGCTCGAGGTGATCGGGGACGAGACCACCCTGCTGCCCGACCCGGTCGAGCTCCTGGACGCCGCCGAGCAGCTGGTCGCCGACGGGTTCACGGTGCTGGCCTACACCAACGACGACCCCATCCTGGGCCGCCGTCTGGGCGACGCGGGCTGCGCCGCGGTCATGCCGCTGGGCTCGCCGATCGGCAGCGGCCTGGGCATCCGCAACCCGCACAACATCGCCCTGCTGCGCGAGGCGGTCGAGGTGCCGGTCGTGCTCGACGCCGGCATCGGCACCGCCTCCGACGCGACACTGGCGATGGAGCTGGGCTGCGACGCGGTCCTGCTGACCTCCGCCGTCACCCGGGCCCGCGATCCCGAACAGATGGCCCTGGCCATGCGCCACGCCGTCGAAGCCGGCCGGCTGGCCCGCCGGGCCGGCCGCATCCCGCGCCGCTGGCACGCCCAGGCCTCCACCCCGATGGACGGGCTGCCCGAGCTGTGA
- a CDS encoding thiamine phosphate synthase has protein sequence MRLPPLLVLTDRTQCSGSLVDTIAAAVDSGARAIVLREKDLPDDDRDRLAEQLRPLLAPVDGVLIRAGATGSAGAEAVHLAAADSLPRPRPALVGRSCHCRHELRRAHREGCDYVMISPVFPTDSKPGYGPALGPAGLASLITGAPPAYALGGIRPADVPDCLAAGAHGIAVMGPIMRSPTTVSAYLAALQDAAA, from the coding sequence GTGAGGCTGCCCCCACTGCTGGTGCTCACCGACCGGACTCAGTGCTCCGGGTCGCTGGTCGACACGATCGCCGCCGCCGTCGACAGCGGCGCCCGAGCCATTGTGCTCCGCGAGAAGGACCTGCCCGACGACGACCGCGACCGCCTGGCCGAGCAGCTGCGCCCGCTGCTCGCCCCGGTCGACGGCGTGCTGATCCGCGCCGGCGCCACGGGCAGCGCCGGCGCCGAGGCCGTCCACCTCGCCGCGGCCGACTCCTTGCCGCGTCCGCGGCCGGCGCTGGTCGGGCGCTCCTGCCATTGCCGCCACGAACTGCGACGAGCACACCGGGAGGGCTGCGACTACGTGATGATCTCCCCGGTCTTCCCCACCGACTCCAAGCCCGGATACGGACCGGCGCTGGGACCGGCCGGGCTCGCCTCGCTGATCACCGGGGCGCCACCGGCCTACGCACTCGGCGGCATCCGGCCGGCCGACGTTCCCGACTGCCTGGCCGCCGGGGCGCACGGCATCGCCGTCATGGGGCCGATCATGCGCAGCCCGACGACCGTCTCGGCCTACCTCGCCGCCCTGCAGGACGCGGCCGCATGA
- the thiD gene encoding bifunctional hydroxymethylpyrimidine kinase/phosphomethylpyrimidine kinase yields MTPPVALTIAGSDSSGGAGIQADLKTFAALGVYGTSAITALTAQNTRGVRGIHPVPAEFVLAQVDAVLDDLPVAAVKTGMLATAENVQSVADLAAAGRLPRLVVDPVMVASSGDRLLEPQAEQLYRTALFPHAAVVTPNLREAEVLLDVPIRTLAEQQEAARALGALGPSAVVVKGGHPVTDEAEEAVDVVWDGEAVYELRGARIDTPNNHGTGCTFASATAAALATGTTVRDALTTAKDFVTRAIVGGAAWRLGHGHGPLDHFMSTSRRSR; encoded by the coding sequence ATGACCCCACCGGTGGCGCTCACCATCGCCGGCTCGGACTCCAGCGGCGGCGCCGGCATCCAGGCCGACCTGAAGACCTTCGCCGCACTCGGCGTCTACGGCACCTCGGCCATCACCGCACTCACCGCCCAGAACACCCGCGGCGTCCGCGGTATCCACCCCGTACCGGCGGAGTTCGTCCTCGCCCAGGTGGACGCGGTGCTCGACGACCTCCCCGTGGCGGCGGTGAAGACCGGGATGCTGGCCACGGCCGAGAACGTGCAGTCCGTCGCCGACCTCGCCGCGGCCGGCCGACTCCCCCGGCTCGTGGTCGACCCCGTCATGGTGGCCTCCAGTGGGGACCGGCTGCTCGAACCGCAGGCCGAGCAGCTGTACCGGACAGCCCTGTTTCCGCACGCGGCCGTGGTCACCCCCAACCTGCGCGAGGCGGAGGTGCTGCTCGACGTCCCCATCCGCACGTTGGCCGAGCAACAGGAGGCGGCCCGTGCCCTTGGCGCCCTGGGCCCGTCCGCCGTCGTGGTCAAGGGCGGCCACCCGGTCACCGACGAGGCCGAGGAGGCGGTCGACGTCGTCTGGGACGGCGAAGCGGTCTACGAGCTCCGCGGGGCGAGGATCGACACGCCGAACAACCACGGCACCGGTTGCACCTTTGCCTCAGCTACCGCCGCGGCGCTGGCGACCGGCACGACGGTCCGTGATGCCCTCACGACCGCCAAGGACTTCGTCACGCGTGCCATCGTCGGCGGCGCCGCCTGGCGGCTCGGGCATGGACACGGACCGCTCGACCACTTCATGTCGACGTCGCGCCGATCCCGCTGA
- the tkt gene encoding transketolase, whose translation MPADESDRRSATKSTHPEAPAEAASNAPTGRPRQPHPTLPEDFGELDRRAIDTVRVLAMDAVQKVGNGHPGTAMSMAPTAYLLYQKWLRHDPADPHWVARDRFVLSMGHSSLTLYIQLYLSGYGLELADLQAYRTWGSRTPGHPEHGHTPGVETTTGPLGQGVGNAVGMAMAARRERGLFDPDAPEGESLFDHTIWVFASDGDLEEGVSGEASSLAGTQQLGNLVMVYDDNRISIEDETTVAFTEDVAARYEAYGWHAQHVDDGEDLAAVDAALAAAKAETGRPSIIVLKTIIAWPAPNKQNTGAAHGSALGEDEVKATKQLLGFDPDKNFDVAPEVIEHARKVVGRGQESHAAWQARFDAWKQANPEAAALLERMTTRSLPEGWAEKLPSWDADPKGVATRKASGEVLAALYPALPELWGGSADLAESNNTAVKGEPSFLPADRQTKMWSGGPYGRTLHFGVREHAMGAIMNGIALHGGTRVYGGTFLTFSDYMRGAVRLAALMQLPVTYVWTHDSIGLGEDGPTHQPIEHFAALRAIPGLDVVRPADANEVAVAWRTILEHNDRPAGLLLSRQNLPVFDRSQFASAEGVARGAYVLADASNGSPEVILLGTGSEVQIAVAARERLESEGVPTRVVSVPCVEWFADQDQAYKDEVLPPSVRARVSVEAGVPMGWREFVGDAGRIVGLTHYGASAAYTVLYEEFGLIDEAVVAAARESMEAAHSGNAAPAGPVAATGGLPHPTGGR comes from the coding sequence ATGCCCGCCGATGAGTCCGATCGCCGCAGCGCGACCAAGAGCACGCATCCCGAGGCACCGGCCGAGGCCGCCAGCAACGCCCCCACCGGTCGCCCGCGCCAACCGCACCCGACCTTGCCGGAGGACTTCGGCGAGCTCGACCGGCGGGCCATTGACACCGTCCGCGTGCTGGCCATGGATGCGGTGCAGAAGGTCGGCAACGGCCACCCCGGCACCGCGATGAGCATGGCTCCGACCGCCTACCTGCTGTACCAGAAGTGGCTGCGGCACGACCCCGCCGACCCGCACTGGGTCGCCCGCGACCGGTTCGTGCTCTCGATGGGGCACTCGAGCCTGACCCTCTACATCCAGCTGTACCTGTCCGGCTACGGCCTGGAACTGGCGGACCTGCAGGCGTACCGGACCTGGGGCTCACGCACTCCCGGACATCCCGAGCACGGGCACACCCCCGGCGTGGAGACGACCACCGGCCCGCTGGGGCAGGGCGTGGGTAACGCCGTGGGGATGGCGATGGCCGCCCGCCGTGAGCGCGGCCTGTTCGACCCCGACGCGCCCGAGGGCGAGAGCCTGTTCGACCACACCATCTGGGTCTTCGCCTCCGACGGCGACCTGGAGGAGGGCGTGTCCGGCGAGGCGTCGTCGCTGGCCGGCACCCAGCAGCTGGGCAACCTGGTGATGGTCTACGACGACAACAGGATCTCGATCGAGGACGAAACGACCGTCGCCTTCACCGAGGACGTCGCCGCGCGCTACGAGGCCTACGGCTGGCACGCGCAGCACGTGGACGACGGCGAGGACCTGGCCGCGGTCGACGCCGCGCTGGCCGCCGCGAAGGCGGAGACCGGGCGGCCGTCGATCATCGTGCTGAAGACGATCATCGCCTGGCCGGCACCGAATAAGCAGAACACCGGCGCCGCGCACGGCTCGGCGCTCGGCGAGGACGAGGTCAAGGCGACCAAGCAGCTCCTCGGCTTCGACCCCGACAAGAACTTCGACGTCGCGCCCGAGGTCATCGAGCACGCCCGCAAGGTCGTCGGCCGGGGCCAGGAGTCGCACGCCGCCTGGCAGGCGCGGTTCGACGCCTGGAAGCAGGCCAACCCCGAGGCCGCCGCCCTGCTCGAGCGCATGACCACCCGGTCGCTGCCCGAGGGCTGGGCGGAGAAGCTGCCGAGCTGGGACGCCGACCCGAAGGGCGTCGCCACCCGCAAGGCCTCCGGCGAGGTGCTCGCCGCCCTCTACCCGGCGCTGCCGGAGCTCTGGGGCGGATCGGCCGACCTGGCGGAGAGCAACAACACCGCCGTCAAGGGCGAACCGTCGTTCCTGCCGGCGGACCGGCAGACGAAGATGTGGTCCGGCGGCCCGTACGGCCGCACGCTGCACTTCGGGGTCCGCGAGCACGCGATGGGCGCGATCATGAACGGCATCGCGCTGCACGGCGGCACCCGCGTCTACGGCGGCACGTTCCTGACGTTCTCCGACTACATGCGCGGCGCCGTCCGGCTGGCCGCGCTCATGCAGCTGCCGGTCACCTACGTCTGGACGCACGACTCCATCGGGCTCGGCGAGGACGGGCCGACCCACCAGCCGATCGAGCACTTCGCGGCGCTGCGCGCCATCCCGGGCCTGGACGTCGTCCGCCCGGCCGACGCCAACGAGGTCGCCGTCGCGTGGCGGACGATCCTGGAGCACAACGACCGCCCGGCCGGTCTGCTGCTGTCGCGGCAGAACCTGCCGGTGTTCGACCGGTCGCAGTTCGCCTCGGCCGAGGGCGTGGCCCGCGGCGCGTACGTCCTGGCCGACGCCTCGAATGGCAGCCCGGAGGTGATCCTGCTGGGCACCGGCTCGGAGGTGCAGATCGCGGTGGCCGCCCGCGAGCGGCTGGAGTCCGAGGGCGTCCCGACCCGGGTGGTCTCGGTGCCGTGCGTGGAGTGGTTCGCCGACCAGGACCAGGCCTACAAGGACGAGGTGCTGCCGCCGTCGGTCCGGGCACGGGTGAGCGTGGAGGCCGGCGTGCCGATGGGCTGGCGGGAGTTCGTCGGCGACGCCGGCCGCATCGTCGGTCTCACCCACTACGGGGCCAGCGCCGCCTACACCGTCCTGTACGAGGAGTTCGGCCTGATCGACGAGGCGGTCGTCGCCGCCGCCCGCGAGAGCATGGAAGCGGCCCACTCCGGGAACGCGGCGCCGGCAGGCCCGGTTGCTGCGACCGGGGGCCTGCCGCACCCCACCGGCGGCCGGTGA
- a CDS encoding glucose-6-phosphate dehydrogenase assembly protein OpcA, with translation MTTLWDTTGTAIVNELAAQRRTGGAVISGVALTLVVVADEPRVAEAEEAAAVAAAQHPCRILVVVRRQIDAPAPRLDAEVLVGGRLGPGEAVVMRMYGRLGLHAESVVVPLLAADVPVVTWWHTPPPQKLATDALAVIADRRITDCARAEDPLAALRARADDYAPGDTDLTWTRSTPWRAILTSTLDAASARRREPLRLLGGRIEGDPNNATAALVSGWLSWRCGCAIEVVGDRRATGSSGLDAVTLHLDDNEALRIRTDHRGSAVITQSFRAGSTVTLPERRLGDLLGEELRRLDADEPYSQALEVATGRTGLASRSPVRQHIWVEPTQRTDKHKDTAGEPDLPDRNGGGSTTRRPPRAGAGSAGNADETAARRDQDPREEEPVHR, from the coding sequence ATGACGACGCTGTGGGATACCACCGGCACTGCGATCGTGAATGAGCTCGCCGCGCAACGGCGCACCGGCGGTGCGGTGATCTCGGGTGTCGCGCTCACCCTGGTTGTTGTCGCTGACGAGCCCAGGGTTGCCGAGGCCGAGGAGGCTGCCGCGGTAGCGGCCGCTCAGCATCCTTGCCGGATCCTGGTCGTGGTGCGCCGGCAGATCGATGCCCCGGCTCCGCGTCTGGACGCCGAGGTGCTCGTCGGGGGCCGGTTGGGTCCCGGGGAGGCCGTGGTGATGCGGATGTATGGCCGGCTCGGTCTGCATGCCGAGTCGGTCGTGGTCCCGCTGTTGGCCGCGGACGTGCCGGTGGTGACGTGGTGGCACACCCCGCCGCCGCAGAAGTTGGCCACGGACGCGCTCGCGGTCATCGCCGATCGACGGATCACCGACTGCGCGAGGGCCGAGGATCCTCTGGCCGCGTTGCGTGCGCGCGCCGATGACTACGCCCCAGGGGACACCGATCTCACATGGACCCGCAGCACACCGTGGCGCGCGATCCTCACCTCAACGCTCGATGCAGCGTCTGCTCGCCGAAGGGAGCCGCTGCGGCTGCTGGGAGGTCGGATCGAGGGGGATCCGAACAACGCCACTGCGGCGCTCGTGTCGGGCTGGCTGTCGTGGCGCTGCGGCTGCGCCATCGAGGTGGTCGGTGACCGGCGGGCAACCGGATCGAGCGGCCTGGACGCGGTCACGCTGCACCTCGACGACAACGAGGCGCTCCGTATTCGTACCGACCATCGCGGCAGTGCGGTCATCACCCAATCGTTTCGGGCGGGCTCGACTGTGACCCTGCCTGAGCGCAGGCTCGGCGACCTGCTCGGGGAAGAGCTGCGGCGGCTGGACGCCGATGAGCCCTACAGCCAGGCACTGGAGGTCGCCACAGGCCGAACCGGTCTGGCCAGCCGCTCCCCGGTGCGCCAGCACATCTGGGTGGAGCCAACGCAGCGCACGGACAAGCACAAGGACACGGCCGGCGAGCCTGATCTTCCGGATCGGAACGGCGGCGGATCGACCACCCGACGTCCTCCGAGGGCCGGTGCTGGCAGCGCCGGAAACGCCGACGAGACCGCCGCCCGGCGCGATCAGGACCCCCGTGAAGAGGAGCCCGTGCACCGATGA